Proteins from a genomic interval of Treponema succinifaciens DSM 2489:
- a CDS encoding type II toxin-antitoxin system VapC family toxin, which translates to MKYLLDTHALLWYLYDDNNLSSTAKELITNEYCYYSKVSLWEIAIKQTRKLLEYKQSISEIIEACRVEEFEELAVSGTSLELIKTLPDVHRDPFDRLLIAMAKENDFTIITKDSKIPLYDVKTIW; encoded by the coding sequence GTGAAATATCTTTTAGACACACATGCACTGCTGTGGTATTTATATGACGATAATAATCTTTCCTCAACAGCAAAAGAACTGATCACAAATGAGTATTGCTATTACAGTAAAGTTTCACTATGGGAAATTGCCATAAAGCAGACTAGGAAACTTCTTGAATATAAACAGTCAATTTCTGAAATTATCGAAGCCTGCAGGGTGGAAGAATTCGAGGAGCTTGCTGTATCAGGAACCTCATTGGAATTGATAAAAACGTTGCCTGATGTTCATCGAGATCCATTTGACAGACTGTTGATTGCTATGGCAAAAGAAAATGATTTTACAATTATTACAAAAGACTCAAAAATTCCATTGTATGATGTAAAGACAATTTGGTAG
- a CDS encoding AbrB/MazE/SpoVT family DNA-binding domain-containing protein, giving the protein MEAVVQKWGNSLGFRIPSLWAKDNNVKNGSKIEVIAEKGKIVILPQKKTLDDMLDMVTSENIHSEISTGSSVGNEEW; this is encoded by the coding sequence ATGGAAGCTGTAGTTCAGAAATGGGGTAACAGTCTCGGTTTTAGAATTCCGTCACTTTGGGCAAAAGACAACAATGTAAAGAACGGTAGTAAAATTGAAGTAATCGCTGAAAAAGGAAAAATAGTAATTCTTCCTCAGAAAAAAACTCTTGATGATATGCTGGATATGGTTACTTCAGAAAACATTCATTCAGAAATATCAACCGGCAGTTCGGTAGGTAATGAAGAATGGTAA
- a CDS encoding type II toxin-antitoxin system PemK/MazF family toxin yields MVNLNYVPEKGDLVWLDFNPQAGHEQKGRCPAICISQKKYNQKIGLALFCPITSHIKGYPFEIVLDNHSINGCILSDQVKNLDYRQRHCDFIEKATEEEINSVIDNIKLLIE; encoded by the coding sequence ATGGTAAATTTAAATTATGTTCCTGAAAAAGGTGATTTAGTCTGGCTCGATTTTAATCCGCAAGCAGGACATGAACAAAAAGGTCGCTGCCCTGCAATTTGTATATCTCAGAAAAAATACAATCAGAAAATTGGACTTGCTCTATTCTGCCCTATAACAAGCCATATCAAGGGATATCCTTTTGAAATTGTATTGGACAATCATTCAATAAATGGTTGCATCTTAAGCGATCAGGTAAAAAATCTTGATTATAGACAAAGACATTGTGATTTTATAGAAAAAGCGACAGAAGAGGAAATTAATTCTGTTATAGATAATATAAAACTGTTAATAGAATAA